Proteins encoded by one window of bacterium:
- a CDS encoding type II secretion system F family protein: MIFFIYITCLWLFVFLWNKLLLRLNKHQILTIKLINQFLLIKLSAAEHFKLLKQLLLTYLLLSLFFFYIFSMNAIFIIVWPIILLLTYIIWLRRKQIQTLETIDLDFPFFLNLLQSQLQTGMSIYQSIEKISLCLEQGPLKKMLTDFAHYSNTIPALDTVVKKINLKYPSKLVQTFCNIVIESIQYGTPIITSIQSFAKDVENQHFLYAEQQIQKIPVKLLAPLMICIFPVTFIVIFMPILLSFLQQ; encoded by the coding sequence ATGATATTCTTTATATACATCACTTGTTTATGGTTGTTTGTGTTTTTGTGGAATAAACTGTTATTGCGGCTGAATAAACATCAGATATTAACCATTAAGCTCATCAATCAATTTTTACTCATAAAGCTATCCGCAGCAGAGCATTTTAAGTTATTGAAACAATTGCTTTTAACTTACCTGTTATTAAGTTTATTTTTTTTCTATATTTTCTCTATGAATGCAATATTTATTATTGTATGGCCAATTATACTTTTATTGACATACATTATATGGCTACGTCGCAAGCAGATCCAAACCCTAGAAACTATAGATCTAGATTTTCCTTTTTTTCTTAACTTGCTGCAAAGCCAACTTCAAACTGGAATGAGTATTTATCAATCCATAGAAAAAATAAGCTTATGTCTAGAGCAAGGCCCTTTAAAAAAAATGCTTACAGACTTTGCCCACTACTCTAATACCATTCCTGCATTAGATACTGTTGTAAAAAAAATAAACCTTAAATACCCCAGTAAACTTGTTCAAACATTTTGTAATATTGTTATTGAGTCAATTCAATATGGTACCCCCATCATTACCAGCATACAATCTTTTGCAAAAGATGTTGAAAATCAACATTTTTTGTATGCAGAGCAACAAATTCAAAAAATACCCGTAAAACTTCTTGCACCTCTAATGATTTGTATATTTCCAGTTACTTTTATTGTTATTTTTATGCCTATCCTTCTCTCTTTCTTACAACAATAA